The Apium graveolens cultivar Ventura chromosome 10, ASM990537v1, whole genome shotgun sequence nucleotide sequence GTAAGGGAATGGATAAGATTAGTTGCACATCTCGTTCTACAAAAATATCATTTATTAGCTCAACATCTCAGGCATTCTGATTTGGCATCATCAACGTATCTACGGTTTTATTCCTCAATGCTGCATGATCTGTATGAATGAAAGGATCATTACCAGGTAACCACAGATCTTGTAGAATGTTAATGGTATCGCCTTTTCCAACTCGACGAACAACACCTTGTTTTAACATAACCTAAGCTTCCATGATCGAGCACCATATGTAGCTCGGATTATTCCCCACTTTAGCCGTTAAAAAAGATCCTCCAGGATAATATCTGGCTTTGTAGACTCTCGCGACTAGGTTATCTGTCTTAACATTTAATCTCCAGCCTTGTTTACCCAGGAGAGCTACGTTGAAATCTTGGAGTTTTCGAAATCCTATGCCTCCTTCAGACTTCTTGATACACATTCTATCCCATTGCATCTAGTGAACACCCTTTTTACCTTTCGATCCTTTCCACCAGAACTTATTCATTATCCTCTCCAAATCGATGCACAACTGTTGTGGGAGAAAAAACATGCTCATTGCGTAATTAGGAAGGACCTGTGCAACTGATTTTAACAATAATTCTTTCCCTCCTCTTGACAGGTATTTCTTATCCCACCTTGCACCCTCTCTTGCATTCTGTCCTTTAGGAAACCCAAAACCGCAGATTTATTTCGTCCGATCGTGTTAGGAAGGCCAAGATAGGTTGTGTTGGCATCTGCTTCTATGAACTGCAGTATTGAATAGATTACTTCCTTCACTCCCTGGTCAGTATTGCGACTAAAGAACACAGATGATTTATCAGTGTTAATCTTTTGGCCTGATGATCGTTCAAAAATCTGCAACAAGTCAATGATGTGATCTGCCTCGTTTTCTTTTTCCTTGCAGTAGATATAAGTATCATCCGCAAAAAATATGTGGGTTAAACGTGGAGCTCCTCTTGCCACTTGAATACCATTCACCATCTTCCTTTTTTCATACTCTCTAATCAAAATAGAAAAACCCTCCGTACAAATAAGAAATAGATAAAAAGAAATTGGGTCGCCTTGTCTAATGCTACGCTTAGGGACTATAGAACCAAAAGTTTTCCCAACATGATAGATCTGATATCTAGTTGAGCGAACACATGTCATAAACAAATGAGTTGATTGATTTGTAAAACCCATCTGTTTCAGCATCTTACTCAAAAAATCTCATTCCACCTTATCGTATGCCTTACTCATATCCAATTTCAAATCCATCCACCCTGTCTTGCCTTGAGTTTCACATTTCATGTAATGCATTACCTCGTATGATACCATGATATTATCCGTAATCAATCTCCCCGATATAAATGCGCTTTGTGTTTCGGAGATCAAACCAGAGAGGACGAGCTTTAATCTGTTTGTCAACACCTTCGTTATCATTTTATAAGTCACATTGTATAACGATATGGTACGTAAGTCCTTCATGTTCAAAGGATTCTTTTTCTTCGGAATCAAAGCAATGTTTGTGTCTCCAACTCCCTTCCTCGGGTTCCCACTTATAAAAAATTCTCGAACAAGATCCACCACATCTCCTCCGACTATGCTCCAGAACTTTTAAATAAAATCCCGGGCTCATTCCGTCTGGGCCCGGTGACTTATCGGGATGCATACTAAACAGTACTTTTTTAACTTCACTTGCTTTTATTCTCGCTGAAATGATTTCATTCTGTTCTTGACTAATTCAGCTTGATACTTCTTCAAACATTGCATTCCATTCAACTTGCGAGGTATCGAACAAGTTTGTAAAGTAgtccaccatcaagtctttaaGTCCTGTATCCCAACCCATCTCTCGGCCTTCATTATTCATGAGAGAATTAATCTGATTATTAGTTATGCGATTTTTTGCAGCAGCATGAAAATACTTGTTGTTTTGATCTCCCTCTTGAAGCCATAGTTGCTTGCTTCTTTATTTCCAGAAGACTTCTCTCTGATTGTAGACTTCGTTTAACATGTCTGAAGCTTGTTTATATTTCTTCACTGAGTCATGGTCTCTTCTCCCCTTAGCTCTCTTCATGGTATTCTTGCACTGCTCGATTCTTAGTTTAAAGCTCCCTGTGATTTCATTCCCCCGGACTTTCAAAACCTTCGCACACTCACTTGTTTTGTCTTGCAGAGAACGGTCCTGAAAACGAAACCAGACCTCCTCAACAATATGTCTACACATGGGTTCCCGCAGCCACCCATTTTCAAACCTAAACGCTTTATTACCAGCTGAATAAACCATATTAAAGGGGTCCAGAAAAATCGGGCAATGATCAGAAGTGCTGATTTCCATATTTGTTAATTTTACTTCTACAAATATGTTCAAAAACTCTTTACTCGCCAAAGCTCTGTCTAATTTTATCTCCAACCAATTCTCCGTACCATGGCCTCGCTCCCACGTATATGGATACCCTATCAAACCGAGATCATTCAAATAACATTCATCTAAAACCTCCTGAAATCCTTGGATCAGCCACATTGGATACGGTTGCCCACCTCGTTTATCTTCCTGTTTGACAATGTTATTCATATCTCCCACTAGACACCATGACAACATCGAATGAGACTTCAAGCTCCTGATTAAACTCCATGTTTCTTGCCTTCTAGTACGGTCTGACTATCCGTAAATCCCAGTCAGTCTAAACTTCCTCAACCCTCTTATATCTATCTCTACGTCTATATGATTCATACTATAAGACAATATCTGCATTTCGTCCTGTTTTTTCCAAAATAAGGCAACACCTCTGTTTCGCCCCTGAACATCTACAGAAATAGCTCCTTCAAATCTGATTAAGTCCTTAACTTTCTCCACCGTATCCTGCTTACACAATGTCTCGCACAAGAAAATTATATCGGGTTTCTTCTGGAGAATAATCTCCTTAAGGAATTGAATGGCCCACGGGGTCCCAAGCCCGCGGCAGTTCCAACTTAAAGTACTCATAACCCTTAGCAGGCTCCTGTTCCAGAGCCCGCCACCCTTACATTTTTTGGATCATCTATATTGTCTGAGTTGTTGTTGATATCCAGGTCCACTCCATCCATGCTATCCTCATCTAAGCCCACAAACAATTCTGTATTTTCACACGACCCATTTATATTCGACCCATCTCTTATTCTCCTATTTTTATTATCCACGATAATTACTCCTTTTTTATGGGATTTAATTCACTGACCTCAGCTGATATACCACTTGCATTTGAAAATATAGTTTTGACGCCCATATCTTTATCAGTTATGATTGTATCCCCTTGATTATCTCTACTTTCTCTTATCtgcataatttttggaatttgcATATCTTTCTGTTTTCCATCTCCTGATTTTACGTTCACATTATTCAGGTCATCATCGTCATCCCTACCATCCTCTCGCAGCCACCTTGAGCCCACCAGATTCTTCTTCTTTCTGAACGGTGCTCTCATCCACGCGCCGTAGGGTTTAACTATTTCCTCTTCAGGTGTGTCGAACAGGTTGTTACAAAAGCTTTCTGAATGACCAACTAAACCACATATGAAATAAAAAGTTGGTACGTTTTCGTACTTAAAGTTGATTCATAGCCATTCCCCCCAGTTTTTCTTACTTTCATACGCCTTTTCAGAGGTTTTGTAATGTCTATCGTAACTCTTATGCGCATGTACTCATGCCATACTCCAGATTTTTTTTTGGATAGGATTCAATATATTTCCCCACGTAATTACCGACCTCCTTCTATACTCGTTCTGTCATAAGCCCTGTTTGCATATCGTATATTTGAACTCAGAGATCCATCTTGTTGAGGCTTACTCCCCTAGGAACTTCTCCTTCTTTCATCCGAGCAACAATGAGTGCTTTCCTATTAAACGTCCATGGACTACCTCTTATGACTCTTTTTATATCCAGTTCATGATAGAACTGAAAGATGTATAGATTAACATCAATCTCTTTAACACTCACTCCTTTTCCAGTTTTCCAGATTGAAGGCAAAGTATGCTTCATAGCCATGAAATCAACGACTCCTTCATTTATAAACCTACCCACCAAGCACAATTGAATATTTAATCCCTGCCGAACATCAGTTTCTTCCTCTCATTCTATTTCCTCGAAAGCAATACCGCCCTCATCCTCCTCCTCCAAAGATATATGATTCATTACTTGAGTAAGATCTGTTGATGTCGCCATAACAAGACTGTAACACCGGAACTATGATTGAAAGACCGAAAATAACACAACTTTTACTTAAAATACTGAAAAACTTAAAGACTCATGTCATAGACAAGACTTCATCTCATATTGAGAGACTGGGCTAGCATAAGTTAAGCAAGACCTTGGATCCACTTTCTTGTACATGTATTAATTAGTGATGATAGTTCGTTGAAAATCTCTCTCAGTTAGCAATTAGCAAATGAACAACCATTACGTGTGTTATGTTATATTTTGTTTTTCTAATTGTTGAGCAataccaatttaaattttaattaatatcgAGTTTTATATCATTCTAATTTATATTATAGGATATTTAATCCATCATGTGTCTATTCGGTCCAATTCTCTTGCATATCAGCTCCTTTTAGCATATTTAATCTATCTTATCTAATTATGATAGTATAGTTTAAATGCTTAAGTATTTAACTATagaatttaattaaaaaaataaaatttcatcACTAAAAATACACTAGGTACTCATATAAATCTAAATATGTACTTAGGGGTATTTATTTGTGATTTATATCCAAagaataaattatttatttaacttactctgtataaaatttgtatagaaatctttcacttaaaaacatacATTATTTGGCAAAAAACACATATATTAAGgtaacttaaaatataaaaaactaAAAGATTAATGAGAGAAAATTAAGAAGAATTTGCAAAAGAGGATATGACTGGGAACCAAGAAAAGGAAGTTTGGATAATAGAGGGGATAAAAGGGCCAGCAACAAGATATAAAAAAAAACACCATAATATTGAAATTTGGAATTCTCTTGCAATGGGATCAGACAGACTCATGGGAAGAAACACAATTCATGGAAATAAGAACATGGGAGCATTCTCAACCACAACTAAATGTACACTTTAGATAGGGATGTCTCGCAAGCATGGTCTGCTCTTATTCTTGACTTTGATGTTTCATTCTTCGTTTGTTTTTAGCAATATCCCCCCTCACTTTCATCTTATTTACGAGTATAATGTAGCTTTCGTTGTTTAGTTAACCATGCACATCAAACATGTTGATAATGATTTTCATATTCTGggttttttatatttatttatgtatATTCAGTTTGTGGAGTTGGTATGACTAGTAAATGCGTGGTCTGGGTGAAGTTCCAAGTGTCAACTCAAAAGATTGTTTGGACTTGAATCATTCTGGGCTATGAATACATATTTGGGCCTTCAGGCCCCATTATCTAATAACAGGCTTCAGGTTGTACAAGAGTATGTTAGTATAAGTGTGATGTAGTGGATAATACAAACCAAGTAAAATATTCCGTGCAATTCTTAATGATGAGTTTTTTGCTTCTTTTTTTCCTTTACTAATTTTGAGTTCAAAAATAAAAGAGGCAGAATTAGAATTTCAAAGCACTCTATACTTCTTTCAAGAGGGGAATTTCTTGTCAATCTCAGAAGAGATGTACATCAGTTCTTGCTGCAACATTTATTTCCTTTAATCAGTTCATGCAAATGCAAGTACGCAAAAGTTGAAAACAAATCTTGATTCTCGAGTTCGACCGATTTTTAATTTCAAACGCGAAACTCGGTTCGGGAAAAATTTGGTAACCTCGATTTCTAGATTTCAACAAATATTAACAAAAGCTCGAATATGATAGGTTCGGTTTGAGTTCAATTcgattaaatatataaattacaaataatatacttaatatctatataaaaatatatttataataaaagaGTAAAAATAATATATGCTCGATAAGACTCGCGATCTTTAGGAACCGAGTAATTTGAATCTCGAGCTCGGCTTGATAAATAATTTAAAAAGTTCGAGCTTGGCTCGATTATTACCGAACTGGATTTAAATATTTTACGAGCCGAACTCGAGTATCTCAAACACGGTTTGACTTGTTTATAGCCGGACCGTAACATAGGCTATTCAGAATACAATTCTACTAAATTTAGCAACATGTGGTGAAATATGTAAAAGAAAGTGATATTGGTGTAGTGGAAAGAGTAGAAATTAGGCCTCCCAAATACCAACCATTCATATTGTTGATGTATAGTGCACAGTAATGGAGTGAGGTAGGTTGGGTGGACTATGATGAGTTGATGGAAGAGTGAAGAGGAATCTTAGAAAACACAATATTTAACTTACTATTGGTTCTACAGCTTACCAATGTGCACCTTTTTTCCTCTTCTAATTATGGATAAGCTAGAGGGTCTTTATTGGATCTAAGATTTTGACATTCCTTACCAACCTCAAACTCGGAACTACATTGGTGGATGATATACTAGTAGTAGTATTTAAATTGGTTATTTAACTAGGTTTGACATTCGATTTTAGCTTCTTTCTTTTTGTTCCTCACTATTGCGCACTAATAATTGTCCCTCCCAGGCTCCCACTACTTAATAGGGTCAGCCAGCCCCTCTccataaattataaaatttgatTAATCGgtcaattttttaaatatttgattTCAATATTCATATTTGATTAAAGTAactgtttttaattacttaccGATTTCAAGAATATCGTTTGCAAGTATGTAATTATTCAGGATAGTAAGTCTGAAAGGAAGATATATAACTTACCGAATCTAAGAACACCGCTTGCAAGTATGTGCGAGTTTAGGACGGCAGGACTTGAGAGGAAGGTAGATCATCATTCACTAAAAATGTGTTTGATAAAGGAAAACAGTCATTTGGGAGTGCATGTACACACAAGTGTACAGATCAACTAACTACCAATTCCAAACATATCTACTTTTACCTcctattttttttagaaaattactATGTATCTCTAATACCCCTTTAGGCCCTGTCTGTTGCTCTCCACTACACATACTTAATATGTCCATTTTCCATTCTATTTAAAGTCGTACAGATTATAACAACATTTCAACTTCTTGCATGGTTTGTTATATGGTTTCCTCATCCTGAAAAATGATTGTTATAAGTTATAACCATTTGCCAGCTAATTTTTTCGCGAATAGGTTTAACACTGAATTTTTGTGAATCAAGGGGCACGTCGTTTTTTCTATCCACGGATTATTAGCTGACAGATAGTTAGCAACACTCCCTTGTGATGTGTAATAGTCATTCAAAAACATGCTGATTATTATAGACCACAACCTGATGCTGACCATGATACACTACTATGATGTTCCAAACTTAGATGCAAATGCAGGGAATATATATAAACAGGAAAGATTTATATTGGTCCACTTATGTTTAAATTTGTTCCTCATTTGAAATTCATTCATCTGCCGCCTGGATTGCCATACTTTGGTGGTGGATGACTCTGAATTCTCCACACCGACCATGTTATATTCATAGGCATACACCACATGTTGTTACACAGGCATCGTATGTTCTGCTTTCTGTTCCACTATTGACAGTGTCTATATTTTTCTTTCTGCTTCCAATTGTCGGTTTTTATTCTCTAAAATATTAGATAGGCACTATGCATCAACA carries:
- the LOC141691183 gene encoding uncharacterized protein LOC141691183; translation: MNNIVKQEDKRGGQPYPMWLIQGFQEVLDECYLNDLGLIGYPYTWERGHGTENWLEIKLDRALASKEFLNIFVEVKLTNMEISTSDHCPIFLDPFNMVYSAGNKAFRFENGWLREPMCRHIVEEVWFRFQDRSLQDKTSECAKVLKVRGNEITGSFKLRIEQCKNTMKRAKGRRDHDSVKKYKQASDMLNEVYNQREVFWK